In a single window of the Raphanus sativus cultivar WK10039 chromosome 9, ASM80110v3, whole genome shotgun sequence genome:
- the LOC108825671 gene encoding uncharacterized protein LOC108825671, producing MAVYVEKKHWWLRNKKIVDKYMKEAKYLIASQDPDDVESALNLLESALSLSPRYELALELKARSLLYLRRFKDIADMLHDYIPSLKFSGEDSGIGSSESFRESVSLLDELPSHGGGDSSFRCFSVSDLKKKVMAGLSKNSNEQGQWRYLILGQACCHLGLMEDAMVLLQTGKRLATAASRRQSISLSDDSFILFSSADAASSSLTESESVAHVLSHIKLLLRRRAAALAALDAGLYTESIRHFSKILDSRRAAPQGFLAECFMHRASAYRSAGRIAESVADCNKTLALDPSCLRALETRAALLESVRCFPDSLHDLEHLKLLYNSILRDRKLPGPVWKRHNVRYREIPGKLCVLTSRIQQLKERIANGEIGNVDYYALMGIRRDCSRSELDRAYLLLNLKHKPERSMSFIDRFELTEDEEELDSVKDRARMSTLLLYRLIQKGYSVVTSDLAAAEKQRRAAAATTETPIRAGAVAANSNSNNMNVVKGVFCRDLTVVGSLIARTGFNQPILVKYEALSC from the exons ATGGCGGTTTATGTCGAGAAGAAACACTGGTGGCTCCGTAACAAGAAG aTCGTTGACAAGTACATGAAGGAAGCCAAATATCTGATAGCGAGCCAAGATCCAGACGACGTCGAATCAGCTCTGAACCTTCTCGaatctgctctctctctctctcctcgttACGAACTCGCTCTCGAACTCAAAGCCAGATCGCTTCTCTACCTCCGTCGATTCAAAGACATCGCCGATATGCTCCACGATTACATTCCTAGCCTTAAATTCTCAGGCGAAGACTCCGGCATCGGTTCCTCGGAATCGTTTCGAGAATCGGTCAGCCTTCTGGACGAGTTGCCGAGTCATGGTGGTGGTGACTCGTCTTTCAGGTGCTTCTCTGTCTCTGATCTCAAGAAGAAAGTCATGGCAGGGTTAAGTAAAAACTCTAACGAACAAGGGCAATGGAG ATACTTGATTCTAGGTCAAGCTTGTTGCCATCTAGGTCTAATGGAGGACGCGATGGTCCTTCTCCAAACCGGTAAACGGTTAGCCACCGCCGCGTCCCGTCGTCAGAGCATATCCTTATCCGACGACAGCTTCATCCTCTTCTCCTCCGCAGACGCCGCTTCCTCTTCTCTCACCGAATCCGAAAGCGTCGCTCACGTGCTATCTCACATCAAGCTCCTCTTACGACGGCGCGCCGCCGCACTCGCCGCTCTCGACGCCGGACTCTACACCGAATCGATCCGTCATTTCTCAAAAATCCTCGACAGCCGCCGCGCCGCGCCGCAGGGGTTCCTCGCCGAGTGTTTCATGCACCGCGCCTCGGCGTACAGATCCGCCGGGAGAATCGCGGAGTCCGTCGCCGATTGCAACAAGACGTTGGCGTTGGATCCGTCGTGCCTGCGAGCGTTGGAGACGAGAGCCGCGTTGCTCGAGTCCGTGCGGTGTTTCCCTGACTCGCTTCACGATTTGGAACACTTGAAGCTTCTCTACAACTCGATATTACGTGACCGGAAACTTCCCGGTCCGGTTTGGAAACGGCACAATGTCCGGTACAGAGAAATACCGGGAAAACTATGCGTTTTGACGTCGAGGATCCAGCAATTGAAGGAGAGAATCGCGAACGGAGAAATCGGGAACGTTGATTACTACGCTCTGATGGGAATCAGACGCGACTGCTCGAGATCGGAGCTAGATCGAGCCTACTTGTTGCTCAATTTGAAGCATAAACCGGAGAGATCAATGTCATTTATTGACCGGTTTGAGTTAACCGAAGACGAGGAAGAATTAGACTCGGTTAAGGATCGGGCTAGAATGTCAACTTTATTACTATACAGATTGATTCAGAAAGGTTACTCGGTCGTGACAAGTGACCTTGCGGCTGCGGAGAAGCAGCGTAGAGCTGCTGCCGCCACAACGGAAACGCCGATTAGAGCTGGTGCGGTTGCGGCGAATAGTAatagtaataatatgaatgtgGTGAAAGGAGTGTTTTGTAGAGATTTGACAGTGGTTGGGAGTTTAATTGCACGGACCGGGTTTAACCAACCGATTCTGGTTAAGTACGAAGCGCTTAGTTGCTga
- the LOC108826562 gene encoding uncharacterized protein LOC108826562: protein MLSSRAFNAASRSSLSRPLLSKRLASSGRTADPKIHSRNDGDEPSLFPTDPEGLDDVANPKTPADEIVPDIRPPGLEKEPLKPPKNPRATSHKIESTPVSLPADPSLQQKRR, encoded by the exons ATGCTGTCTTCTCGAGCTTTTAATGCAGCGTCTCGCTCGTCTCTCAGTCGTCCTCTTCTCTCCAAGAGACTAGCTTCTTCTGGTCGGACTGCTGATCCTAAGATCCATAGTCGTAACGATGGAGACGAGCCTAGTCTTTTCCCAACAGACCCCGAA GGTTTGGATGATGTAGCGAATCCTAAGACTCCGGCAGATGAGATTGTACCGGACATTCGACCACCCGGTTTAGAAAAAGAACCGCTTAAGCCTCCTAAAAACCCACGAGCTACTTCACACAAGATTGAGTCTACTCCGGTTAGTCTACCCGCAGATCCCAGTCTCCAACAGAAACGAAGATAA
- the LOC108825672 gene encoding uncharacterized protein LOC108825672, with the protein MEPFNELHTNQTISCVLLCVCISLHAYDHPDLRMGNAIGSRKLETAAMAGGKVVLSDGRVQNLEEETTVAEIMLENPHHVVVEFDPSSITFNKDGKTVKKKLTPLPADNTLEPGKIYLVLPAKRSGGSGGGAKSSSSSSAVMTSEEIRKMLFSATAMVRSSFSYYEGILPWFTTRSYNNSNSPAVDAVVAATSVGKLEAEEEGRPEFLSRQLSGRGWKPSLDPIKEKKAKKKIHQLLSF; encoded by the coding sequence ATGGAACCGTTTAACGAACTCCATACAAACCAAACCATTTCATGTGTtttgttgtgtgtgtgtataagTTTACACGCATATGATCATCCTGATCTTAGAATGGGCAACGCAATCGGTTCCCGGAAGCTGGAAACGGCTGCGATGGCTGGCGGAAAAGTTGTATTATCCGACGGAAGAGTACAAAACTTAGAGGAAGAGACAACGGTAGCTGAGATCATGCTGGAGAATCCTCATCACGTCGTTGTCGAGTTCGATCCTTCATCGATAACATTCAACAAGGATGGGAAGAcggtgaagaagaagctgacTCCCTTACCGGCGGACAACACACTCGAGCCGGGAAAAATCTATCTGGTCCTCCCCGCCAAAAGAAGCGGAGGTAGCGGCGGTGGAgccaaatcatcatcatcatcctcggCGGTGATGACGTCAGAGGAGATACGTAAAATGCTGTTTAGCGCCACGGCGATGGTAAGGTCATCGTTTAGCTACTATGAAGGGATTCTCCCTTGGTTTACTACTAGAAgttataataatagtaatagtCCGGCGGTTGATGCGGTGGTTGCTGCAACGTCTGTTGGAAAGTTGGAGGCGGAGGAGGAAGGGAGGCCGGAGTTTTTGAGCAGGCAACTATCGGGAAGAGGGTGGAAACCAAGCTTGGATCCTATCAAGGAGAAGAAAGCAAAGAAGAAAATCCATCAACTGTTGTCGTTTTAG